The Mycolicibacterium brumae DNA window GGATCAAGCTCCGCTGGCCATCGACGACAACCCGAATTCGGCGTGGACGACCGATGAGTACACCGATCCGGTCCCGTTCCCGAACTTCAAGATCGGGCTGGGGCTGATGCTGGAACTGCCCGACCCGACGAAGGTCGGCTCGGTGACGTTGACGGTGCCCAGCACCGGAACCGCGGTGCAGATCCGGTCGGCGAAGTCGCAGACGCCGTCGTCGCTGGCGGACACCACCGAGCTGACCCAGCCGGTCACCCTGCAGCCCGGCAAGAACACCATCCCGGTGAACGCCGCCGAGCCGACCGAGCATCTGCTGATCTGGATCACCACGATGGGAACCACCGGCGGGAAGAACAAGACGGAGATCTCCGACGTCGTGGTCAATTCCGCGGGCTAGGTTTATCCACAGGCCGCGCCGGCGCTGAAGTGCGACCCGCGGTGGTGCTGGATACCGTCCGGCCGTGGACTCCTTCGGTGAATGTCGCAGTGACGCGGAGTTGCTCGCTGCCCATGTCGCCGGTGACCGGGATGCCTTCGCGCAGTTGTACTCCCGGCACCACGGCCGGCTGAGCCGGCTGGCGCTGGCCAACACCCGCACCCGGGAAGACGCCGCGGACGTGGTGCAGGACGCGATGCTCGCGGCCCACCGCGCGGCCCCGACCTTCCGGCAACAGGCGGCGGTGGGCAGCTGGCTGTACCGGATCGTGTTGAACTCCTGCCGGGATCGGTTGCGGCGGCATCGAACTCACCCGGTCGAGCCGCTCGACGAGGACCGGGTGAGCGTGCCGGACCGCTGCGGTGAGGTGGACACCGCCGTCACGGTGCGCCGCGCGTTGATGCAACTGCCGGTGGAACAGCGCGCCGCGGTGCTCGCGGTCGACATGCAGGGCTTGTCGGTGACCGCGACGGCGCGGTTGCTCGGTGTCGCGGAGGGCACCGTGAAGAGCCGCTGTCACCGCGGGCGACGTCGACTGGCCCTCACCTTGGCCGATCGGCCCCCTGAGCAGCGCACGGGAACAACACGCGCCTAACCTTGGTTTGACATCATGGCGGCGTCGACATACCGCGCCGACCACTGCAGAAAGGTCTCCCGTGAGTTCCACTCCGTCCGCATCCCCCCCGTCTTTGGACCCGGTGCACGACGTCATCGTCATCGGCTCCGGCCCGGCCGGCTACACCGCCGCCATCTACACCGCCCGCGCGGAGTTGTCGCCGGTGGTGTTCGAGGGGTCCTCGTTCGGCGGCGCGCTGATGACCACCACGGAGGTGGAGAACTACCCGGGGTTCAAGGACGGCATCCAAGGCCCCGACCTGATGGACCAGATGCGTGAGCAGGCCATCCGGTTCGGTGCGGATCTGCAGATGGACGACGTCGAGCAGGTTTCCCTGGAGGGCCCGGTCAAGTCCGTCACCACCGCCGGCGGGGAGACCTACCGGGCCCGCGCGGTGATCCTGGCGATGGGCGCCGCCGCACGGTACCTCGGGGTGCCCGGCGAGCAGGAGTTGCTGGGCCGCGGCGTCA harbors:
- the sigM gene encoding RNA polymerase sigma factor SigM — its product is MDSFGECRSDAELLAAHVAGDRDAFAQLYSRHHGRLSRLALANTRTREDAADVVQDAMLAAHRAAPTFRQQAAVGSWLYRIVLNSCRDRLRRHRTHPVEPLDEDRVSVPDRCGEVDTAVTVRRALMQLPVEQRAAVLAVDMQGLSVTATARLLGVAEGTVKSRCHRGRRRLALTLADRPPEQRTGTTRA